The Claveliimonas bilis genome window below encodes:
- a CDS encoding aldo/keto reductase, which produces MEYAKLGNTDIEVSKLCVGCMSFGKAGTMHAWTVDEAATEEIVKHALDLGINFFDTANGYSEGTSEEYLGRALKKNVSRDKVVIASKVYFNPGRLSSEAIHREIEGSLKRLGTDYLDLYIIHRFDYETPIEETMEALNDLVVSGKVRAIGASAMYGYQFYNMQLAARDHGWAQFSAMGNHYNLLYREDERELIPICRQMNVSLMPYSPLAAGHLTRPEWNTDTLRSKTDRVAMGKYDRSQEQDMEIVRRVHTLAGKYGMKMQQIALAWEWAKGVTSPIIGATKVAHFDDAAGAFSVKLTNEDIAFLEEPYEPHRIVGAIDQNPPEGVKLLDEKK; this is translated from the coding sequence ATGGAATATGCAAAACTTGGGAACACGGATATAGAAGTATCAAAACTCTGTGTAGGCTGTATGAGTTTCGGAAAGGCCGGAACAATGCACGCTTGGACAGTGGACGAAGCAGCGACAGAGGAAATTGTAAAACACGCACTGGATCTGGGGATTAATTTTTTTGATACTGCAAACGGATATTCGGAAGGAACCAGCGAGGAATATCTTGGCAGGGCGCTTAAGAAAAATGTTTCAAGAGATAAAGTAGTGATCGCGTCTAAAGTTTATTTTAATCCCGGAAGACTTTCTTCAGAGGCGATCCATCGTGAGATAGAAGGAAGCCTGAAACGTCTCGGTACAGATTATCTCGACCTGTACATCATTCATAGATTTGATTACGAGACGCCGATTGAGGAAACAATGGAGGCGTTGAACGATCTGGTCGTATCCGGAAAAGTCCGTGCTATTGGCGCTTCTGCTATGTACGGATACCAGTTTTATAATATGCAGCTGGCGGCCAGAGATCATGGCTGGGCACAGTTTTCAGCAATGGGAAATCATTACAATCTTCTTTACAGAGAGGATGAAAGAGAACTTATTCCTATCTGCCGGCAGATGAACGTATCTCTTATGCCGTACAGTCCGTTGGCAGCCGGACATCTGACCCGTCCGGAATGGAATACAGACACCCTTCGAAGTAAAACAGACAGGGTGGCAATGGGAAAATATGACAGAAGCCAGGAGCAGGATATGGAAATTGTCCGAAGAGTTCACACTTTGGCAGGAAAATATGGCATGAAAATGCAGCAGATCGCTCTGGCATGGGAATGGGCGAAAGGTGTGACATCGCCAATCATCGGAGCGACAAAAGTGGCTCACTTTGACGATGCAGCCGGAGCATTTTCCGTAAAACTTACGAATGAAGACATTGCTTTTCTGGAAGAACCATATGAACCTCACAGGATTGTAGGAGCAATCGATCAAAATCCGCCGGAAGGTGTCAAGCTGCTGGATGAGAAGAAATAA
- a CDS encoding flavodoxin family protein has translation MKIVVLEGSPNKHGSSNLLADQFIRGAEEAGHTVEIIDAAHADLHPCTGCIYCGYEGPCVQKDDMEQFRKQILNADMMVFVTPLYYYGMSAQLKILVDRFCAINSSINRKHMKSALLAAAWNADDWTFESLESHYRTLVRYLNLDDQGVVLGYGCGTVSMTKHSPYPDKAYELGRSV, from the coding sequence ATGAAAATTGTTGTACTGGAAGGGAGCCCGAATAAACATGGATCATCCAATCTTCTGGCGGATCAGTTTATCAGGGGAGCGGAAGAAGCAGGCCATACTGTAGAAATTATTGATGCGGCTCATGCGGATCTTCATCCGTGTACAGGTTGTATATACTGTGGTTATGAGGGACCCTGTGTGCAGAAAGATGATATGGAACAGTTCAGAAAACAGATATTGAATGCAGATATGATGGTGTTTGTAACGCCTCTGTATTATTATGGCATGTCTGCCCAGTTGAAGATTCTGGTTGACCGGTTCTGCGCTATTAACAGCAGTATTAACCGAAAACATATGAAATCAGCGCTTCTTGCGGCAGCGTGGAATGCGGATGACTGGACATTTGAGTCTCTGGAAAGCCATTACAGAACCCTGGTCCGCTATCTGAACCTTGATGATCAGGGAGTGGTGCTGGGCTATGGGTGCGGAACAGTGTCTATGACGAAACACAGTCCATATCCGGATAAAGCCTATGAGCTTGGACGATCTGTTTAA
- a CDS encoding TetR family transcriptional regulator, with protein sequence MPKGSEELTNARKEEIINACASLYETMGFKDITIRDIGAKTSFTRTSIYNYFQTKEEIFLALLGREHEAWAADLRGILDRYGCLSAAEFAGELAHTLERRGCMLKLMSMNLYDMEGNSRIENLVAFKKIYSNAMQTVICCLEKFFPRMTAVDIQEFLYAFFPFMFGVYPYTTATDKQKKAMELAHVDYVHYSIYEITESFVTKLLQNFQ encoded by the coding sequence ATGCCAAAAGGGTCGGAAGAATTGACGAATGCAAGAAAAGAAGAAATCATTAATGCCTGCGCTTCGCTTTATGAAACGATGGGCTTTAAAGATATAACAATTCGGGATATTGGAGCAAAGACTTCTTTTACCCGAACGTCTATTTACAATTATTTTCAGACGAAAGAGGAAATTTTCCTGGCTCTTTTGGGGCGGGAGCATGAAGCATGGGCGGCAGATCTAAGGGGCATTCTCGACAGGTATGGCTGCCTGTCTGCCGCAGAGTTTGCAGGTGAACTTGCTCATACGCTGGAGAGGCGGGGATGTATGCTGAAACTGATGTCTATGAATCTTTATGACATGGAAGGAAACAGCCGGATTGAGAATCTTGTAGCATTCAAAAAGATATATTCCAATGCGATGCAGACCGTGATCTGTTGCCTGGAAAAGTTTTTCCCGCGTATGACTGCTGTTGACATCCAGGAATTTCTTTATGCGTTTTTTCCGTTTATGTTCGGCGTATATCCCTATACGACAGCCACAGACAAACAGAAAAAGGCTATGGAGCTTGCCCATGTAGACTATGTGCACTATTCTATCTACGAAATTACGGAATCCTTTGTCACGAAACTTTTGCAGAATTTTCAGTAG
- a CDS encoding flavodoxin: MSKTLIAYFSASGVTARAAKQMADVVHADLYEIRPEQPYTSADLDWMDKNSRSTIEMNDPACRPAIAEPVQNMEQYDTVLVGFPIWWYVEPRIVDTFLESYDFSGKTVIPFATSGGSGIRKAEKSLRDHCPSASWEKGELVNGSKAAAWAKRVLNS, translated from the coding sequence ATGAGTAAAACATTAATTGCATATTTTTCAGCAAGCGGCGTAACTGCCCGCGCGGCAAAACAAATGGCAGATGTTGTCCATGCGGATTTGTATGAGATTCGCCCTGAGCAGCCTTATACGTCAGCTGATCTGGACTGGATGGATAAAAACAGCCGCAGTACGATTGAAATGAATGATCCGGCCTGTCGTCCGGCCATTGCAGAACCGGTACAGAATATGGAACAGTATGATACGGTTCTGGTGGGATTTCCTATCTGGTGGTATGTCGAGCCTCGTATTGTGGATACATTTCTGGAAAGCTATGATTTTTCCGGAAAAACAGTGATTCCTTTTGCCACTTCCGGCGGAAGCGGAATAAGAAAGGCAGAAAAAAGTTTGCGGGATCATTGCCCGTCGGCTTCCTGGGAAAAAGGAGAACTTGTGAACGGTTCTAAAGCGGCAGCCTGGGCGAAACGTGTCCTGAACAGTTAG
- a CDS encoding iron-containing alcohol dehydrogenase — MLGNFSYCNPTKLYFGEDSLDNLNIELPKYGKNVILIYGGGSIKKNGIYDEVVEILKKNGKNVAEISGVMPNPTVDKLYEGIETARNHNADFLLAVGGGSVCDYAKAVSVSVNCKEDPWEKYYIRFEEPDCETLPVGCVLTMVGTGSEMNAGSVITNHKTKQKIGHVFADENIMPKFAVLNPKYTLTLPHYQMVSGIYDIFNHICEQYFSGEDDNTSDYISEGLMRSVIYSSRIANKDPQNYEARSNIMWTATWALNTLVSRGKSTDWMVHMLGQSVGAYTDATHGMTLAAVSLPYYRHILPYGLQKFKRFAVNVWDVDPSGKTDEQVAEEGLQAMENWMNELGLVMNISQLGATEDMIEGIADGTLIMPGGYKVLEHDEIVEILKESLR, encoded by the coding sequence ATGCTGGGAAATTTTTCGTATTGTAACCCGACAAAACTTTATTTTGGAGAGGATTCGCTGGATAATCTGAACATAGAACTGCCAAAGTATGGGAAAAATGTTATACTGATCTATGGTGGCGGGTCTATTAAGAAAAACGGGATTTATGATGAAGTTGTAGAAATTTTGAAAAAGAATGGAAAAAATGTAGCGGAAATCTCAGGTGTTATGCCCAACCCGACAGTGGATAAACTCTATGAAGGCATTGAAACTGCAAGAAACCATAATGCAGATTTTCTGCTGGCAGTTGGCGGGGGATCCGTCTGCGACTATGCGAAAGCAGTTTCTGTTTCTGTTAATTGTAAAGAAGATCCCTGGGAGAAATATTATATACGTTTTGAAGAACCGGACTGCGAGACTCTTCCGGTAGGGTGTGTGCTGACTATGGTAGGAACCGGATCGGAAATGAATGCCGGGTCTGTAATCACAAATCATAAGACAAAGCAGAAGATCGGCCATGTTTTTGCGGATGAGAACATTATGCCTAAATTTGCAGTTCTGAATCCTAAATATACACTGACCCTTCCTCATTACCAGATGGTATCCGGTATTTACGATATTTTTAATCATATCTGTGAGCAGTATTTTTCCGGAGAAGACGATAACACAAGCGATTATATCAGTGAAGGTCTGATGCGTTCTGTTATTTACTCCAGTCGGATCGCCAATAAAGACCCACAGAATTATGAAGCGCGGAGCAACATTATGTGGACGGCAACATGGGCGTTGAATACGTTGGTTTCCAGGGGGAAATCTACAGACTGGATGGTCCACATGCTCGGTCAGTCTGTAGGAGCTTACACAGATGCGACTCACGGCATGACATTGGCTGCTGTTTCGCTTCCTTATTATCGTCATATTCTGCCGTATGGGCTGCAGAAGTTCAAACGGTTTGCCGTCAATGTATGGGATGTTGATCCGTCAGGCAAGACAGATGAACAGGTGGCAGAAGAAGGTCTGCAGGCAATGGAGAACTGGATGAATGAGCTGGGACTTGTAATGAACATTTCACAGCTGGGAGCGACAGAGGACATGATAGAAGGTATCGCAGACGGCACTCTTATCATGCCGGGCGGATACAAAGTTCTGGAACATGATGAAATTGTGGAAATTTTAAAGGAGAGTTTAAGATGA
- a CDS encoding polysaccharide deacetylase family protein, producing the protein MLTRFKSFRPFRPILLPLLFAGAFFFGHLTGFIVEQVFPAAAETSSEGNWGLSFQEEGEAPIGNAKAEDLKELNAYYTGDTGKQIIYLTFDAGYENGNTDALLDALKKHHAPATFFVVGNFIEDNPDLIKRMVKEGHTVGNHTYSHPDMSQISTKESFETELGKVELLYQEITGKEMTKFYRPPQGKYSQENLKMAQELGYHTFFWSLAYVDWYEEDQPSREEAFDKLLPRIHPGAIVLLHSTSSTNAGILDELLTRWEKIGYEFGDLNDLVAEEG; encoded by the coding sequence ATGCTGACACGTTTCAAATCTTTCCGTCCATTTCGCCCTATTCTTCTTCCCCTTTTATTTGCAGGCGCATTTTTTTTCGGTCATCTGACCGGCTTTATCGTGGAGCAGGTTTTTCCCGCTGCCGCCGAAACATCATCGGAAGGAAACTGGGGACTTAGTTTTCAGGAGGAAGGCGAAGCGCCGATCGGAAACGCCAAAGCCGAAGATCTCAAAGAACTGAACGCCTACTATACAGGTGATACAGGTAAACAGATCATCTATCTTACTTTTGATGCAGGATATGAAAATGGAAATACCGACGCTTTACTGGATGCCTTGAAAAAACATCACGCCCCTGCCACATTTTTCGTTGTCGGTAATTTCATAGAAGATAATCCTGATCTTATCAAAAGGATGGTAAAAGAAGGGCATACCGTCGGCAACCACACCTACAGCCACCCCGATATGTCGCAGATTTCTACAAAGGAAAGTTTTGAAACCGAACTTGGCAAGGTGGAGCTGCTTTATCAAGAGATAACAGGGAAAGAAATGACAAAGTTTTACCGGCCGCCGCAGGGCAAATACAGCCAGGAAAATTTAAAAATGGCCCAGGAACTCGGCTATCATACCTTTTTCTGGAGCCTGGCTTATGTAGATTGGTACGAAGAGGATCAGCCTTCCCGTGAGGAAGCCTTTGACAAACTGCTTCCCCGCATCCATCCGGGAGCTATTGTTCTTCTCCACAGCACTTCTTCTACAAACGCCGGCATTCTCGACGAATTATTAACACGCTGGGAGAAAATAGGGTATGAATTTGGGGATTTAAATGATCTTGTCGCCGAAGAAGGATAG
- the thiC gene encoding phosphomethylpyrimidine synthase ThiC: MENYTTQMDAARKGIVTPQMEIVAKKENMPVEKLMQLVAEGKVAICANKKHTCLNPEGIGSMLRTKINVNLGVSRDCKDYDIEMEKVMSAVNLGAEAIMDLSSHGNTQPFRQKLTRECPVMIGTVPVYDSVIHYQRDLATLSAKDFIDVIRLHAEDGVDFVTLHCGITRKTIEQIKKHKRKMNIVSRGGSLVFAWMSMTGEENPFYEYYDEILDICEKYDVTISLGDACRPGCLADATDVCQIEELVRLGELTKRAWDHNVQVMVEGPGHVPLDQVAANMEVQKSICMGAPFYVLGPLVTDIAPGYDHITAAIGGAVAAMSGAAFLCYVTPAEHLALPNVEDVKQGIIASKIAAHAADIAKGVPGARDIDDRMADARRKLDWDAQFACALDPETAKAIRDSRSPEDDHSDTCSMCGKFCAVRSMNKALAGEYIDIL, from the coding sequence ATGGAAAATTACACAACACAAATGGATGCAGCCCGGAAAGGGATTGTAACACCGCAGATGGAAATCGTGGCAAAAAAGGAAAATATGCCGGTAGAAAAATTAATGCAGCTTGTAGCAGAAGGAAAGGTGGCAATCTGTGCAAATAAAAAGCACACATGCCTTAACCCGGAAGGAATCGGAAGCATGCTGCGCACGAAGATCAATGTCAATCTGGGAGTATCCAGAGACTGCAAAGACTATGATATTGAGATGGAAAAGGTGATGAGCGCTGTAAACCTTGGCGCAGAGGCGATCATGGATCTGTCCAGCCATGGAAATACTCAGCCCTTCCGTCAGAAACTGACAAGGGAGTGTCCGGTTATGATCGGAACGGTTCCTGTTTATGACAGTGTTATTCATTATCAGAGAGATCTGGCAACTTTGTCGGCAAAAGACTTTATTGATGTGATCAGACTCCATGCAGAGGACGGCGTGGATTTTGTTACGCTGCACTGCGGAATTACACGAAAAACAATTGAGCAGATTAAGAAACATAAAAGAAAAATGAATATTGTAAGCCGGGGAGGAAGCCTGGTCTTTGCCTGGATGAGCATGACGGGAGAAGAAAATCCGTTTTATGAATACTATGATGAAATTTTAGACATCTGTGAAAAATATGATGTGACAATTTCACTTGGGGATGCATGCCGTCCCGGATGTCTGGCGGATGCAACAGATGTGTGCCAGATTGAAGAGCTGGTGCGCCTTGGCGAGCTGACAAAAAGAGCGTGGGATCACAATGTACAGGTTATGGTAGAAGGACCGGGACATGTGCCGCTTGACCAGGTGGCTGCAAATATGGAAGTGCAGAAAAGCATCTGCATGGGCGCGCCATTTTATGTACTGGGACCTTTGGTGACAGATATTGCGCCGGGATATGACCATATCACAGCGGCTATAGGAGGAGCAGTGGCAGCCATGAGCGGCGCAGCGTTTCTGTGCTATGTAACCCCGGCAGAACACCTGGCGCTTCCTAATGTAGAAGATGTAAAGCAGGGAATCATTGCTTCTAAAATTGCAGCCCATGCCGCGGATATAGCAAAAGGCGTACCGGGAGCACGGGATATCGACGACCGTATGGCGGATGCCAGGAGAAAACTGGACTGGGATGCGCAGTTTGCGTGCGCGCTGGATCCGGAAACTGCCAAAGCGATCCGTGACAGCAGAAGTCCGGAAGACGATCACAGCGACACTTGCAGTATGTGCGGAAAATTCTGTGCAGTGCGCAGTATGAATAAAGCCCTTGCCGGGGAATATATTGACATTCTTTAA
- the thiW gene encoding energy coupling factor transporter S component ThiW, with amino-acid sequence MEQKNATRKLVLAGVLTALAVVGSMISFPVAGSKCAPVQHMVNILAAVTLGPGWGVGIAFCASLLRNVMGIGSILAFPGSMAGALCCGIVYMVCRRLGVTCFAEVFGTGILGALAAYPAAKFLMGMEPAGLFVYIVPFLISTVVGSILAFLLITILEKGGAMKLLKVAG; translated from the coding sequence GTGGAGCAGAAGAATGCGACGAGAAAGCTGGTGCTGGCTGGTGTGCTGACAGCATTGGCTGTAGTTGGGAGTATGATCAGTTTCCCGGTGGCGGGAAGCAAATGTGCGCCGGTACAGCACATGGTAAATATCCTGGCAGCGGTAACCCTTGGACCGGGCTGGGGAGTGGGAATTGCATTTTGTGCAAGTCTGCTCAGAAATGTGATGGGAATCGGGAGTATTCTGGCGTTCCCGGGCAGTATGGCAGGTGCCCTGTGCTGTGGAATCGTGTATATGGTGTGCCGAAGACTTGGCGTAACCTGCTTTGCCGAAGTGTTTGGGACAGGCATCCTGGGGGCTTTGGCAGCGTACCCGGCAGCAAAATTCTTGATGGGGATGGAACCGGCCGGATTGTTTGTCTATATCGTGCCGTTTTTGATTTCTACGGTAGTAGGCAGTATTCTTGCCTTTTTGCTGATTACGATTCTGGAAAAAGGCGGCGCAATGAAACTGCTGAAGGTGGCAGGATAG
- a CDS encoding class II aldolase/adducin family protein codes for MVFLPVIPMDRIALNERKATGSTANISFRHEDKIYISASGTCFGTLKEEEFAVLDLKGEYIAGPKPSKEAPLHLLMYQKKGSGAVIHTHSFYSTLWSCLPHESMIDIMPEHTPYLKMKLGKVGLIPYAPPGSRELFGLFEEHMEGSDGYLLQNHGPVVGAASMMDAFYAIEELEESARIAWSLRQVDALIC; via the coding sequence TTGGTTTTTCTCCCAGTAATCCCGATGGATCGGATTGCCCTTAATGAGCGGAAAGCAACCGGTTCCACTGCCAATATCAGCTTTCGTCATGAAGACAAAATTTACATCAGCGCCAGCGGAACCTGCTTTGGGACATTGAAGGAAGAAGAATTTGCGGTTCTTGATTTAAAAGGAGAGTATATAGCGGGGCCAAAGCCCAGCAAAGAAGCGCCCCTTCATCTGCTTATGTATCAGAAAAAAGGGAGCGGGGCTGTGATACACACACATAGTTTTTACTCTACACTGTGGTCCTGCCTTCCCCATGAATCCATGATAGATATCATGCCAGAGCACACGCCTTATCTGAAAATGAAACTGGGCAAAGTGGGGCTGATTCCCTATGCGCCTCCGGGAAGCCGGGAATTATTCGGGCTCTTTGAAGAACACATGGAAGGCAGCGACGGCTACCTGTTGCAAAATCACGGCCCGGTTGTAGGAGCTGCAAGTATGATGGATGCGTTTTATGCGATAGAAGAGCTGGAAGAGAGCGCAAGGATTGCCTGGAGTCTGCGGCAGGTTGATGCGTTAATTTGCTAA
- a CDS encoding helix-turn-helix domain-containing protein: MSGKTPVVVCGSPGSGRTIFSYGLYAASPYTSNPLIEVDCYHLNAKQCDKLFKDERSPLFENNYIILFKNLNALSPTLQNLFTYYLENLELTSRHKVICTFTGDMGDLIAANQFSQNLSYLISGFTIQLPSINHKPELIVSIARSYLNSLNQELPIQIAGFEPEALKLLEEHHWQYGISQFQTVLKQLVIQSNSQFITAENVQTILSHLGPSKSNASRDTRLNLNQTLDDITKDVIDLVLKEESMNQTKAAKRLGISRSTLWKKLKMET; encoded by the coding sequence ATGTCCGGCAAAACTCCTGTTGTTGTCTGCGGAAGCCCGGGCAGCGGAAGGACTATTTTCTCCTACGGACTTTACGCCGCCAGCCCCTACACCTCAAATCCGCTTATTGAAGTGGACTGCTACCATTTAAACGCCAAACAATGTGATAAATTATTCAAAGATGAGCGTTCTCCTCTCTTTGAAAATAACTATATCATACTATTTAAAAACCTGAACGCGCTGTCCCCCACACTGCAGAACCTCTTCACCTACTATCTGGAAAATCTGGAACTGACATCACGCCACAAAGTCATCTGTACTTTTACAGGAGACATGGGGGACCTTATTGCCGCCAACCAGTTTTCACAAAATTTAAGCTATCTGATCTCCGGCTTTACGATCCAGCTTCCTTCTATTAATCACAAGCCGGAACTGATCGTATCTATCGCCCGCTCTTACTTGAACAGCCTGAACCAGGAACTTCCCATCCAAATTGCCGGATTTGAGCCTGAAGCCCTGAAACTTCTGGAAGAACATCACTGGCAGTACGGGATCTCACAATTTCAAACTGTACTGAAACAACTTGTTATCCAGTCCAACAGCCAGTTTATTACCGCCGAAAATGTACAGACCATCCTCTCTCATCTGGGACCTTCAAAAAGCAATGCTTCGAGGGATACCCGCCTGAATCTGAACCAGACATTGGATGACATCACAAAAGATGTGATCGATCTCGTATTGAAAGAAGAAAGCATGAATCAGACAAAAGCCGCCAAACGGCTGGGAATCAGCCGCAGTACACTGTGGAAGAAGTTGAAAATGGAGACGTAA
- a CDS encoding winged helix-turn-helix domain-containing protein encodes MDKKEESRKFRPVVKLQVCTDEPVFGPGLIKLLEHLEESGSMKEACQKMEMSYSKGWKIINRAERELGTPLLIRHQGGRSGGKCEITAEGKTLMEKYRAMEAEVKMCARASFERWFGELVT; translated from the coding sequence ATGGATAAAAAAGAAGAAAGCCGGAAATTCAGGCCTGTGGTTAAATTGCAGGTCTGCACAGATGAACCTGTGTTTGGACCGGGACTGATAAAACTTTTAGAACACCTGGAAGAAAGCGGTTCTATGAAAGAAGCCTGTCAGAAAATGGAAATGTCTTACAGCAAAGGATGGAAAATCATAAACCGAGCAGAAAGAGAGCTTGGGACCCCGCTGCTGATCCGGCATCAGGGAGGCAGAAGCGGAGGAAAATGTGAGATAACCGCAGAAGGAAAAACGCTGATGGAGAAGTATCGTGCTATGGAAGCGGAAGTGAAAATGTGTGCCCGTGCTTCGTTTGAACGGTGGTTTGGTGAATTGGTGACGTAA
- a CDS encoding sulfate/molybdate ABC transporter ATP-binding protein, whose protein sequence is MKQLEINFQKQLKHYMLDMKVSMNGGCLGILGASGCGKSMTLKAVAGIVRPDRGRIATEKTVFYDSEKKIDLSPQKRKVGYLFQNYALFPNMTVEENIMAGIQGKKAEKKQKAAGLMEQFQLRGLEKQYPTRLSGGQQQRTALARILASEPDILLLDEPFSAMDSYLKEELQLEMQRWIRNFAGCTILVSHDRDEIYRLCTDTMIMEKGKNVITDNTKALFENPRKVAAARLTGCKNISQIEKRGQFQVYAKDWGISLWTAEPVSEKTAYIGVRAHDILPAAGKSREGGAEGENQVNRFPVLPVEQSETPFEQTIIFKADQQAEKGLWMKSERGGCRIPEAVTIAPERLLLLEEN, encoded by the coding sequence ATGAAACAGCTGGAAATTAATTTTCAAAAACAACTGAAACATTACATGTTGGACATGAAAGTTTCCATGAATGGCGGATGTCTCGGGATCCTGGGGGCGTCCGGCTGCGGGAAAAGTATGACTTTGAAGGCGGTAGCCGGGATCGTGCGTCCGGATCGTGGAAGAATTGCCACGGAAAAAACAGTGTTTTACGACAGTGAGAAAAAGATCGACCTATCTCCACAGAAACGGAAGGTAGGCTATCTGTTTCAAAATTATGCATTATTTCCCAATATGACAGTAGAAGAAAATATTATGGCCGGCATACAGGGGAAAAAGGCGGAAAAAAAGCAGAAAGCCGCCGGGTTGATGGAACAGTTCCAGCTTAGAGGATTGGAGAAACAATATCCGACTCGGCTTTCGGGAGGACAGCAGCAGAGGACGGCTTTGGCAAGAATACTGGCCAGCGAACCGGATATTCTGCTTTTGGATGAGCCGTTTTCCGCTATGGACAGCTATTTAAAGGAAGAACTTCAGCTGGAAATGCAAAGGTGGATTCGGAATTTTGCAGGATGCACCATTTTAGTGAGCCATGACAGAGACGAGATTTACCGGCTGTGTACGGATACGATGATCATGGAAAAAGGGAAAAATGTGATCACTGACAATACAAAAGCACTGTTTGAAAATCCCAGGAAAGTAGCGGCTGCCAGATTGACCGGATGCAAAAATATCTCACAGATAGAAAAAAGAGGACAGTTTCAGGTCTATGCAAAAGACTGGGGGATTTCTCTTTGGACGGCAGAACCTGTTTCGGAAAAAACAGCGTATATCGGAGTGCGGGCCCATGATATCCTGCCGGCAGCAGGCAAGTCAAGGGAAGGCGGAGCAGAAGGGGAAAACCAAGTCAACCGTTTTCCTGTACTGCCGGTGGAGCAGTCCGAGACGCCCTTTGAACAGACGATTATTTTTAAGGCGGATCAACAGGCGGAGAAAGGCTTGTGGATGAAAAGTGAGCGGGGCGGCTGCCGGATTCCGGAGGCTGTGACAATTGCTCCGGAGAGACTTCTTCTCCTGGAAGAAAATTAA
- the modB gene encoding molybdate ABC transporter permease subunit, translating into MDWSPILISAKTASLAIVITFFAGILAAFLVVRIRHEKWKMIWDGILTLPLVLPPTVAGFFLLYLFGVKRPIGRFFLEFFGVKIAFSWGATVLAAVVISFPLMYRSARGAFEQVNGDLIDAGRTLGMSEWKIFWKILFPNALSGILSGGILAFARGLGEFGATAMIAGNIAGKTRTLPLAVYSDVAAGNMEGAYQYVIVLVVISFLVVTGMNYVTYIFQKFNRR; encoded by the coding sequence ATGGACTGGTCACCGATTCTGATATCGGCAAAAACGGCGTCTCTTGCCATTGTGATCACGTTTTTTGCCGGGATTTTGGCAGCGTTTCTCGTGGTGAGGATCCGTCATGAAAAATGGAAAATGATATGGGACGGAATTTTGACCCTGCCCCTGGTCCTGCCGCCGACGGTAGCTGGTTTTTTTCTGCTTTATCTCTTCGGAGTGAAACGGCCTATTGGCCGTTTCTTTCTGGAGTTTTTCGGGGTGAAAATCGCCTTTTCGTGGGGAGCGACGGTCCTGGCGGCAGTGGTGATTTCTTTTCCTTTGATGTATCGTTCCGCCAGAGGGGCTTTTGAGCAGGTCAATGGAGATTTGATCGATGCCGGGCGGACGCTTGGAATGTCTGAGTGGAAGATTTTCTGGAAAATCCTCTTTCCTAATGCACTGTCCGGAATTTTATCAGGAGGGATCCTGGCGTTTGCAAGAGGGCTGGGAGAATTTGGCGCCACGGCAATGATCGCGGGAAATATTGCGGGAAAGACAAGGACCCTGCCTCTGGCTGTGTATTCTGATGTGGCAGCCGGAAACATGGAGGGAGCATATCAGTATGTAATTGTGCTGGTGGTGATCTCCTTTCTGGTTGTGACAGGGATGAACTATGTGACATACATTTTCCAGAAATTTAACCGGAGGTAA